In one Curtobacterium citreum genomic region, the following are encoded:
- a CDS encoding SGNH/GDSL hydrolase family protein, giving the protein MHTKFAVIGDSFAEGVGDEWPDGSPRGWADLVAGGLAAASDRTFTYANLAIRGKLLAPILDDQLPTALRLGPDLLSISGGNNDILRPRVSIAANARRITAGLDAAVRTGADVLFVTVADMTRHLPLGRLIRRRGDEYADHIRSWADRPNVTVVDNWTDAGFHDLALWAPDRLHLNTLGHRRVAANVLTALGVPAPTWDGAVRLAERASTIEHLRVHVLPWVGRRLTGRSSGDGRTPKSATLGPVREEATGLEARPR; this is encoded by the coding sequence ATGCACACCAAGTTCGCGGTGATCGGCGACAGCTTCGCCGAGGGGGTCGGCGACGAGTGGCCCGACGGCTCGCCCCGGGGGTGGGCCGACCTCGTCGCCGGTGGCCTCGCCGCTGCCTCCGACCGCACGTTCACCTACGCCAACCTCGCGATCCGCGGCAAGCTGCTCGCGCCGATCCTCGACGATCAGCTCCCCACCGCGCTGCGCCTCGGGCCGGACCTGCTGAGCATCAGCGGCGGCAACAACGACATCCTGCGCCCGCGGGTGTCGATCGCCGCCAACGCCCGACGCATCACGGCCGGGCTCGACGCCGCCGTGCGCACCGGTGCGGACGTGCTCTTCGTCACCGTCGCGGACATGACCCGGCACCTGCCGCTCGGCCGGCTCATCCGCCGACGCGGGGACGAGTACGCGGACCACATCCGGTCATGGGCGGACCGGCCGAACGTCACCGTGGTCGACAACTGGACGGACGCGGGGTTCCACGACCTCGCGCTCTGGGCGCCGGACCGGCTCCACCTCAACACCCTCGGCCACCGGCGGGTCGCGGCGAACGTCCTGACCGCCCTCGGCGTCCCCGCGCCGACCTGGGACGGGGCCGTCCGGCTCGCGGAGCGTGCGTCCACGATCGAACACCTCCGCGTCCACGTCCTGCCGTGGGTCGGCAGACGCCTCACCGGACGGTCGTCCGGGGACGGGCGGACCCCCAAGAGCGCGACGCTGGGTCCGGTCCGCGAGGAGGCGACCGGCCTGGAGGCGCGACCCAGGTGA